From one Lysobacterales bacterium genomic stretch:
- the merP gene encoding mercury resistance system periplasmic binding protein MerP, which translates to MKKLAALLALAVALSAPASAATKTVTLSVPSMTCATCPITVKMALSRVEGVIEAKVTWEPREAVVTYDDAKTTPAALTQATENAGYPSTLKE; encoded by the coding sequence ATGAAGAAGCTCGCCGCACTGCTCGCTCTGGCCGTTGCCCTGAGCGCTCCCGCCTCGGCCGCCACCAAAACCGTCACGCTGTCGGTACCGAGCATGACCTGCGCCACCTGTCCGATCACGGTCAAGATGGCGCTGTCCAGGGTCGAAGGCGTCATCGAGGCCAAGGTGACCTGGGAGCCCAGGGAGGCGGTGGTGACCTACGACGATGCCAAGACTACGCCGGCCGCCTTGACCCAGGCCACCGAGAACGCCGGCTACCCATCCACCCTCAAGGAGTGA
- the merA gene encoding mercury(II) reductase encodes MTEAITLHIDGMTCGSCAAHVKQALEKVPGVRSASVSYPQRKAEIEANAGTAADLTSLVAAVSGLGYRAQFADAPGQPSDLLNNAQERLGGEPKREDDEAALHVAVIGSGGAAMAAALKAVEQGARVTLIERSTLGGTCVNVGCVPSKIMIRAAHIAHLRRESPFDDGIAAASPKILRKRLLAQQQGRVDELRHAKYEGILTSTPTITVLRGDARFKDAHTLTVATADDGMREVSFDRCLIATGASPAIPPIPGLKDTPFWTSTEALASDTIPDRLAVIGSSVVAVELAQAFARLGSKVTMLARSTLFFREDPAIGEAITAVFRAEGIEVLDHTQASQVAYEDGEFVLTTERGELHADRLLFATGRTPNTRTLNLDAAGVVVNAQGAITVDHAMRTTVPHIYAAGDCTDQPQFVYVAAAAGTRAAINMTGGNATLDLTAMPAVVFTDPQVATVGYSEAEAHHDGIETDSRTLTLDNVPRALVNFDTRGFIKLVSEAGSGRLIGVQAVAPEAGELIQTAVLAIRNRMTVRELADQLFPYLTMVEGLKLAAQTFTKDVKQLSCCAG; translated from the coding sequence ATGACCGAGGCGATCACACTGCACATCGACGGCATGACCTGCGGGTCGTGCGCCGCGCACGTCAAGCAGGCGTTGGAAAAGGTGCCCGGTGTGCGTTCGGCCTCCGTGTCCTACCCACAGCGCAAGGCCGAGATCGAGGCCAATGCGGGTACCGCCGCGGACCTGACCTCGCTGGTCGCGGCGGTATCCGGACTTGGCTACCGAGCGCAGTTTGCCGACGCGCCGGGGCAGCCCAGCGACCTGCTGAACAATGCACAAGAGCGGCTGGGCGGCGAACCAAAGCGCGAGGACGATGAGGCTGCACTGCACGTGGCCGTGATCGGCAGCGGCGGCGCGGCGATGGCGGCGGCGTTGAAGGCCGTCGAGCAAGGGGCGCGTGTGACGCTGATCGAGCGCAGCACTCTCGGCGGCACCTGCGTCAACGTCGGATGTGTGCCGTCCAAGATCATGATCCGCGCTGCCCACATTGCGCATCTGCGTCGCGAGAGTCCGTTCGATGACGGCATTGCCGCCGCCTCGCCGAAGATTCTGCGTAAGCGCTTGCTGGCTCAGCAGCAGGGGCGCGTCGATGAACTGCGCCACGCCAAGTACGAAGGCATCCTGACGAGCACCCCGACCATCACCGTGCTGCGCGGCGATGCCCGATTCAAGGATGCGCACACGCTGACCGTGGCAACCGCTGACGACGGGATGCGCGAGGTGAGTTTCGACCGCTGCCTCATCGCCACCGGGGCCAGTCCGGCGATTCCACCGATCCCGGGCTTGAAAGACACGCCCTTCTGGACGTCGACCGAAGCGCTGGCCAGCGACACGATCCCCGATCGGCTGGCCGTGATCGGCTCGTCGGTGGTGGCCGTCGAACTCGCGCAGGCCTTTGCCCGGCTGGGCAGCAAGGTGACCATGCTGGCGCGCAGCACACTGTTCTTTCGCGAAGACCCCGCCATTGGCGAGGCCATCACGGCCGTGTTCCGCGCCGAAGGCATCGAAGTGCTGGACCACACCCAGGCCAGCCAGGTCGCCTATGAGGATGGGGAATTCGTGCTCACCACCGAACGCGGCGAACTGCATGCCGACCGGCTGTTGTTCGCCACCGGCCGCACCCCAAACACCCGCACGCTCAACCTCGACGCGGCCGGTGTGGTGGTCAATGCGCAAGGCGCCATCACCGTCGACCACGCGATGCGCACTACCGTGCCGCACATCTATGCCGCCGGCGACTGCACTGACCAGCCGCAGTTCGTCTACGTCGCGGCGGCGGCCGGCACCCGCGCTGCAATCAACATGACGGGTGGCAACGCGACGCTGGATCTGACGGCGATGCCGGCGGTGGTGTTCACCGACCCGCAGGTCGCCACCGTGGGCTACAGCGAAGCCGAAGCGCACCACGACGGTATCGAGACCGACAGCCGCACGCTGACGCTCGACAACGTGCCCCGGGCGCTGGTCAACTTCGACACGCGCGGTTTCATCAAGCTGGTTTCGGAGGCCGGTTCGGGACGACTGATCGGCGTGCAAGCGGTAGCCCCGGAAGCAGGCGAGCTGATCCAAACCGCAGTACTGGCGATTCGCAACCGCATGACGGTGCGAGAGTTGGCCGACCAGTTATTCCCCTACCTGACGATGGTCGAGGGGCTGAAACTCGCGGCACAAACCTTCACCAAGGACGTAAAGCAACTGTCCTGTTGCGCGGGGTAG
- the merR gene encoding Hg(II)-responsive transcriptional regulator — translation MVNDPQTLTIGAFAKAAGVNVETIRFYQRKGLLPEPGRPVGSIRRYGSADVARVRFVKSAQRLGFNLDEVGQLLQLEDGTHCSEAAELAALQLTDVRTKMADLTRIEAVLSRLVNECHAQRGTVSCPLIDSLHGS, via the coding sequence ATGGTGAACGATCCGCAAACACTGACCATCGGGGCTTTCGCCAAGGCCGCTGGGGTCAACGTGGAGACCATCCGGTTCTATCAGCGCAAGGGGTTATTGCCAGAACCAGGTCGGCCCGTCGGCAGTATTCGCCGCTACGGATCGGCGGACGTGGCGCGGGTGCGTTTCGTGAAATCCGCCCAGCGGCTGGGGTTCAACCTGGACGAAGTCGGCCAACTCCTACAGCTTGAGGACGGCACTCACTGCAGCGAAGCCGCCGAGCTGGCTGCGCTCCAGCTCACCGACGTGCGCACCAAGATGGCGGACCTGACGCGAATCGAAGCGGTGCTGTCACGGTTGGTCAACGAGTGCCATGCGCAGCGAGGCACTGTGTCGTGCCCGCTGATCGATTCTCTGCACGGGAGCTAG
- the merT gene encoding mercuric ion transporter MerT, producing MADPSNGRGALAAGGLAAILASTCCLGPLVLITLGFSGAWIGNLTALEPYRPIFIGVALVALFFAWRRIFRPARACAPDDACAVPQVRTAYKVIFWIVTALVLIALVFPYLMPLFY from the coding sequence ATGGCAGACCCCAGCAACGGCCGCGGTGCACTGGCCGCCGGTGGCCTCGCCGCCATCCTCGCCTCGACCTGCTGCCTCGGTCCGCTGGTGCTGATCACGCTGGGTTTCTCCGGCGCCTGGATCGGCAACTTGACCGCGCTGGAACCGTACCGGCCGATCTTCATTGGCGTGGCGCTCGTGGCGCTGTTCTTCGCGTGGCGTCGCATCTTCCGGCCGGCTCGCGCCTGCGCGCCGGACGACGCATGCGCCGTGCCCCAGGTGCGGACGGCCTACAAGGTGATCTTCTGGATCGTCACCGCCCTGGTGCTGATCGCGCTCGTGTTCCCCTACCTCATGCCCCTGTTCTACTGA